The DNA sequence ACTTAATTTCAGatttagttgatttttttttcttttatttttttggtagggCATACCTTTTAACTATGAGGACTCATATAAGAAGGAGAAGCGTGAAGATAGAGAGCCTCCCATTATAGAGCCTCCCCATGCAAAGTATTCTCTTCTGTCTTGCGTAGATTTCTCATTCGGATCTTCGTATATTGCTGTCTATCCTcaccttcctttttcctctcctttctctTATATCCTGTCCGAATCATTCTTTCCACACCTcagatttttaataatttctcagACTTCCTGGGGATTTGCTCGAGCGAATGGTGAGATCGCTTTCCTCCTTTATTGACCCTCGATTCTCATCCTTCATCTGATGCTTTGGATCTTCCCTTCTCTTACGTTTGTTTTCATCTGAATTCAGGCGAATCAAATCGCAGACGTGAGCTATGAAGAGGAATATGTCCTCAATTCTAGAGGGTTGAAGCTTTTCACCTGCAGATGGCTTCCCAGCGGCGAACTGAAAGCTTTGATCTTTATCTGCCACGGTTATGCCATGGAGTGCAGCATCACCATGAACAGTgagcatattttctttttaatttgtcgGTTTATATCTGGCAGAGGTGGATTGAATCAGACAACTAAATGAATCGTATCGGTATTATTCAGGCACGGCTATCCGGCTGGCGAAGGCAGGCTTCGCGGTGTACGGGATCGACTACGAAGGCCACGGGAAGTCGGACGGGATGCAGGGGCTCGTCAACAGCTTCGACGACGTGGTGGACGACTGCTCCAATCACTTCACCAGCATCTGTGGTCAGTTTCTGTCTTCTACCCTCTACCTTCCTCTCTCGTTAAAGGAAGTTTCATGATTCATTCATTCATCCATCCTTTGGCTATTCTGGGGTTGACTTTTTTGAGCTTGCGAATGTTTTttgcagagaagagagagaataagggGAAGATGAGATATTTGATGGGAGAGTCGATGGGAGGAGCGATGGCCCTCCTCTTACACCGGAAGAAACCGGATTTCTGGGACGGTGCTGTCTTGGTCGCCCCCATGTGTAAGGTGTGCGTGTGCCCCCCCTGATTTCTCtgcttttttccttcaaatttttcattttccatcatttttttttttttatcctgttTTCTTGTCGTGTCCTCGGTTCCTTTTGGTAGAAAAAACCATGGCGGGTCAAAGATGGATCCACTCCAAGACATCTGCTGTgtctcttctcatttttttgacttttcttccgTTCCAATCCAGACAAtggcaattatttttctttttttgtcggaaaataTTTGTGTTTCTGTGGAACTCCAGCTGTAACAAAAGTCAAAAACAGAACTGctgacaaaagaaaatgaatatttCTGTCCGGGCTTTTCTTTGTTAACAAACTCGATGGTGATGAGTTCATAAGATGATAAATTGTGCTTATTACAAGGTACTTTAAGCCAGAACGAACCGTCAGGTTCCAGCTGAAATGTCTTTTTCAGGGCTTAGGCTAGGGCTACATGTTGCTACATCAGAAAAAGTCAACTCCTGGGATACGATAATCACCTAATCTAATGGGATAGTTGATTGGGACTTGGCTTGCTCAATTAGGTTAAAAGCCCTATAAATTAATGGAACTTGGAAGAATCGAAGGAGATCAAGTAGACTTTTGCATTACATAAGAATTCATCTTCTTAGTTGGGTTTTCTTCTTACCTTCAactatctatttttttgaaaatttaatgcaTGAGGGATGTATAGATATTGAGAAATTCATTCATTCactttacttatttatttatttattctttgagTTTCAGATTGCAGAGAACGTGAGACCTCATCCCATGGTGATTACTATCCTAACCCAACTGTGCAGAGTCATTCCAACTTGGAAAATAATCCCGACCGATGACATAATCGACCTAGCTTTCAAAGAGCCCGAGGTCAGGGAACAGATAAGAGCAAACCCATATTGCTATAAGGGACGGCCTCGCCTGAGAACTGGCCACGAACTAATGACGGTCAGCATGGACTTGGAGAAGAGACTCGACGAGGTAATGCTGTTTCTCTCCAATTTCATCATCTACTTACTGGGATTTATGatgagaaaaaaatcattttactcACAATGAATCTTACTTAAACAGGTTTCGTTGCCGTTCCTGGTCCTGCATGGAGGTGAGGACAAAGTGACGGACAAGGCGGTGAGCCAGCTCCTCCACGAGGTGGCCTCGAGCGAGGACAAGACGTTCAAGCTGTACCCCGGGATGTGGCACGGTCTGCTCTACGGAGAGCCTCCCAGCAACATCGACATCGTGTTTGCCGACATTATCAGCTGGCTCGACGAGCGGAGCGCTCTCGGGAACTCGAGGCTGGAGAGAGAACAGAAAAGCGCGGAGGACGATGCCCACTCTGTAAAGGCCAAATAGTGGGGGGAAGAGCGAGGCTAATTGTTTGATCTATACATGAAGAGAGAAAACAGAGTTTTCTTTCTTGTCCTTCGACTTCTGCCTCAGCAGATCGGCCTTGGCTGTCACGATTCAATTTCAAGACGGAAGGCAAGTTCAAGTCGCAAGAACGGGCGTCGTCTCTCATCCATTTCTGTGATCGGAGGACCTGTGACCGCTCTGCTTCGGCGACTGTGAAACCCTAGAGACTAAATGGGGAGGGTTCAGCCTTTATGCAGGTTCGTTCATGGAGGAGGGGATTTGTTTTCTCTTGCAGTTGCACGTCAATCTCTTGTTATCTATTGAAGAAGATCCCAATTGTTGTTCCTTTGTTGAACATGCTACGGAATTGATTTTGTTTTGCATTTCTAGTGTTTTAGAGGTTATTAATATCCATTCCCATAGACGAAGCAAATTCGTGTCAAAGAGATTGTCGGTCCTAGTCCGTGCCTTTAAAATTCTGAGGGACGAAATGAAATCAATTCGATCTTTCAATGACTGGACGTCCACGAAGCAGAGCAGTCACAGAATTAGTTTCAAGATTCGAGATTCGAATCTAGTTGTATAATCTAGAATAAGTTTCGCATTAATCCATTCTGAGTAAAACAAAGAACACATTATCTCAGCACATGCCCAAATCATTATCTCAATATAAAATCTCAAACATAGAGGATTTTCACAATAcccaaaatctcaaacttgtcgACAATGTGATTTGTTGGATCTTTTGACTCTTTGCCGGTTGGCTAATTCAAGGTTTAAGGAACATAGGTTTACTTTTAAAAGTATCATGTGGCTGGCAATTCAAGGTATTGATGGCTCGTCGCGAATACGAATATAGTATTCCGTAGAAAATGTCCCGTATTAATGTTTAACAACCGCTTTTGTCTTGTGTAATCACGAGTTCCAAAGCATCATACTGTTATGGAGCAAAAGTGCTGCCGACATGAGCTCtcaaaacttattgtaattgagTGGGAAATTGGGAAGGAATTTGTTAGGAGTAAATTGATCTGTTATTCACAAAAGGCATGGAAAAAACTTGAATGTGGGAGGACCAATATCCACTCTAAACCCTTATGTATAGTATCCATCGGGAGCTATATATGCAATAAGTGATAGTTGAACAAGCCAAGGACAAGCTTTTGGAACAAACAATCCGGATCCAACAGTAATAGCTGATGTATGCCACGTGTCCAGATGTAATAAACACAAATTTTCACATATGAAGAATCAAGCGACATTGGACCTCCTCCATGGGGAGCAAGTGTAGACTTTTTATAGATTAAGCAATACAACGGATA is a window from the Rhodamnia argentea isolate NSW1041297 chromosome 8, ASM2092103v1, whole genome shotgun sequence genome containing:
- the LOC115726550 gene encoding caffeoylshikimate esterase-like encodes the protein MANQIADVSYEEEYVLNSRGLKLFTCRWLPSGELKALIFICHGYAMECSITMNSTAIRLAKAGFAVYGIDYEGHGKSDGMQGLVNSFDDVVDDCSNHFTSICEKRENKGKMRYLMGESMGGAMALLLHRKKPDFWDGAVLVAPMCKIAENVRPHPMVITILTQLCRVIPTWKIIPTDDIIDLAFKEPEVREQIRANPYCYKGRPRLRTGHELMTVSMDLEKRLDEVSLPFLVLHGGEDKVTDKAVSQLLHEVASSEDKTFKLYPGMWHGLLYGEPPSNIDIVFADIISWLDERSALGNSRLEREQKSAEDDAHSVKAK